A genomic segment from Syntrophorhabdales bacterium encodes:
- a CDS encoding pitrilysin family protein — MKCSANFFLVCLAFLVLVITLSPYSSAGDLKGLVTETVLSNGLKVLLLENHKAPVITFQVWYRVGSRNEEYGKTGISHLLEHMMFRGTERVGPGELARIIQENGGQHNAFTSADSTTYFQNLKSDRIGVSLELESDRMQNLVLQEEGFRTERSVVMEERRLRTDDNPKAVAWEQLWAAGFQSQPYHWPVIGWMEDIARLRLEDVKAYYKRFYNPVNAVLVVVGDFDKKTLLEKIERSFGAIRRGVLPGQRVSIDEPHNGQRRITVKREARLASVVMGFHVPNLRGLSDKGASEIQDVQESRDSYALEVVEALLGWGESSRLQSSLVRGKKLALAVGVSHPLLSKDPSLFTISADVLPDKSVTDIERATDEEIERLQREPVSERELQKAKNQLEASFIFQQDSIFSQASQLARYEMVSSWRNIDAYLPSIRAISAEDIQRVVKRYLTPDNRTTVILRPVSPSKTATSPSSASTEEQVR, encoded by the coding sequence ATGAAGTGCTCGGCAAATTTCTTCCTGGTGTGCCTTGCTTTTCTTGTTCTTGTCATTACCCTGTCTCCATATTCATCTGCAGGTGACCTTAAAGGACTGGTAACAGAGACTGTTCTGTCGAACGGGCTCAAGGTATTGCTGCTGGAAAATCACAAGGCTCCGGTCATTACCTTTCAAGTCTGGTATCGTGTAGGATCCAGAAATGAGGAGTACGGCAAGACAGGTATTTCTCACCTGCTCGAACACATGATGTTCAGGGGCACGGAAAGAGTAGGGCCGGGAGAACTGGCCCGCATCATTCAGGAGAACGGAGGGCAGCACAATGCGTTTACCTCTGCCGACTCCACGACTTATTTCCAGAATCTTAAATCTGACCGGATCGGTGTATCACTGGAACTGGAGTCTGACCGGATGCAGAATCTCGTCCTGCAGGAGGAAGGTTTTCGGACAGAGCGATCGGTAGTGATGGAGGAGCGGCGGCTCAGGACTGATGACAATCCCAAAGCGGTCGCGTGGGAGCAGTTGTGGGCTGCGGGCTTTCAATCGCAGCCGTATCACTGGCCGGTGATAGGGTGGATGGAAGATATTGCTCGACTGAGACTCGAGGATGTCAAAGCGTACTACAAACGCTTCTATAATCCTGTCAACGCGGTGCTTGTGGTTGTCGGCGATTTTGACAAGAAGACTCTTCTTGAGAAGATCGAGCGCTCCTTTGGAGCCATACGAAGGGGGGTATTGCCTGGGCAGAGGGTTTCGATTGATGAGCCGCACAACGGACAGCGGAGAATTACCGTAAAAAGAGAGGCACGCCTCGCTTCAGTGGTAATGGGATTCCACGTGCCCAATCTGCGGGGACTGTCGGACAAGGGCGCGTCCGAGATTCAGGATGTCCAGGAGAGCCGGGACAGTTACGCTCTCGAGGTCGTGGAGGCTTTGCTTGGATGGGGTGAAAGTTCGAGACTCCAGTCCAGCCTAGTCCGGGGGAAGAAACTTGCACTTGCCGTTGGGGTATCTCACCCTTTGCTTTCAAAGGACCCGTCTCTCTTTACCATAAGCGCTGACGTTCTTCCCGACAAAAGCGTGACGGATATTGAGAGGGCCACGGATGAGGAGATAGAGCGTCTGCAACGTGAGCCCGTGAGTGAACGGGAATTGCAGAAAGCAAAAAACCAATTGGAGGCAAGCTTCATCTTTCAGCAGGACTCCATCTTCTCTCAGGCGTCACAGCTTGCCCGTTACGAGATGGTATCAAGCTGGAGGAACATTGATGCCTATCTCCCGTCCATTCGCGCCATTTCCGCAGAGGATATTCAACGGGTAGTGAAGCGCTATCTCACACCCGACAACAGGACAACAGTAATTCTAAGGCCGGTTTCGCCCTCGAAGACCGCCACAAGTCCTTCATCGGCGAGCACCGAGGAGCAAGTCAGATAG
- a CDS encoding pitrilysin family protein: protein MILRKRFVFTLGVVVWIALSFGSLHAMPPVQRSVLPNGLIVINAEEKTLPFVTFKLLIHAGARRDPNGQGGLASLTARALLFGTAKQTMAGINEQLDFMGASLSSDTGRDYAVISFRVLKKDLDAGLKLFMEVLSQPAFPEQEVANEKARTLAAIRASEDRPGEVADKAFLNALYGPGPYGQPVIGTRESVEHITTESLRRFHHSCYGPGSSVMVIVGDVSERDLKDTVLTQLSAWNQAATPAPSLEIKAERGSKRVNIDRPLTQANVVIGHEGIRRDNPDFYAVSVMNYILGGGGLSSRLMHDIREERGLAYSVSSSYDAGKYQGSFRIVLQTKTTSASEAIYLALAEMSKMRSAPVSEKELEGAKKYLIGSFPLRLITQEGIAGLLLQVEYFGLGFDYVDRYPGLIQAVTIEDVLRVAKLYLHPDDYILVEVANLKETGAESQTR, encoded by the coding sequence GTGATACTGCGTAAGCGCTTTGTTTTCACATTGGGAGTCGTTGTGTGGATAGCGCTTTCCTTCGGCTCGCTCCACGCGATGCCGCCCGTACAGAGAAGTGTGCTGCCGAATGGTCTTATCGTGATAAACGCCGAAGAAAAGACGCTCCCCTTCGTGACGTTCAAACTGCTCATCCATGCAGGGGCAAGAAGAGACCCAAACGGGCAGGGAGGGTTGGCAAGCCTTACCGCAAGAGCCCTGCTCTTCGGCACAGCGAAACAGACCATGGCTGGCATCAATGAACAGCTCGATTTCATGGGTGCTTCTCTCTCTTCTGACACTGGGAGGGATTACGCGGTGATCTCCTTCCGTGTGCTCAAGAAAGACCTTGACGCCGGATTGAAACTTTTCATGGAGGTACTGAGTCAGCCTGCCTTCCCCGAGCAGGAGGTCGCGAACGAAAAAGCACGAACCCTTGCGGCCATCAGGGCTTCAGAGGACCGGCCAGGGGAAGTCGCTGACAAGGCCTTCTTGAACGCTCTTTATGGCCCGGGGCCTTACGGACAGCCCGTGATCGGGACCAGAGAATCAGTAGAACATATAACGACCGAGAGTCTGCGCCGCTTTCACCATTCGTGTTACGGCCCCGGCAGTAGTGTCATGGTTATTGTGGGAGATGTGAGCGAGAGAGACTTGAAGGATACGGTGCTGACGCAACTCTCCGCATGGAACCAGGCCGCTACGCCTGCACCCTCTTTAGAGATAAAGGCTGAGAGAGGCTCAAAGAGAGTGAACATTGACCGGCCCCTCACACAAGCCAACGTCGTTATCGGCCATGAAGGCATCAGAAGAGACAATCCTGATTTTTATGCAGTCAGCGTCATGAATTATATCCTTGGCGGTGGCGGGCTCAGCTCGCGTCTCATGCACGACATACGGGAAGAAAGAGGTCTTGCTTACTCGGTTTCCAGCAGCTACGATGCAGGCAAGTATCAGGGGTCTTTCCGCATCGTTCTTCAGACGAAGACCACCTCGGCTTCCGAGGCTATTTACCTCGCGCTGGCCGAAATGTCAAAGATGCGCAGCGCCCCGGTTTCAGAAAAGGAATTGGAGGGCGCAAAAAAATATCTTATCGGGAGCTTTCCCTTACGACTCATCACTCAGGAAGGTATAGCCGGTCTCTTACTGCAGGTCGAGTATTTCGGCCTCGGGTTTGATTATGTCGATCGATACCCTGGACTCATTCAGGCGGTGACGATCGAGGATGTACTCAGAGTTGCAAAGCTGTATCTGCACCCCGATGATTATATTCTCGTAGAGGTGGCAAACCTCAAAGAGACAGGGGCGGAAAGCCAGACCCGATAG
- a CDS encoding ferredoxin encodes MKVRIDAEACVGDGACVDVCPDIFEMVDDIARVKMSTVPQELQAACKEAADECVVEAIIIEE; translated from the coding sequence ATGAAAGTCAGGATCGATGCAGAAGCTTGTGTGGGCGACGGCGCTTGTGTTGATGTGTGTCCCGATATTTTCGAAATGGTGGATGACATTGCTCGCGTGAAAATGAGCACTGTGCCGCAGGAACTGCAGGCAGCATGCAAGGAGGCTGCGGACGAGTGCGTGGTCGAGGCCATTATTATCGAAGAGTGA
- a CDS encoding MBL fold metallo-hydrolase — MTEVTKGVYFIQGQDEMIPDSHMYVIGMPSSEDLTVVDAGLAGKGAYKLQSLTKAGLKLSAIRRIIMTHTHLDHIGCLGEIMKELPSAELWVHAFEADPLEQGDDRGVYGMQMFKQMCQAQYRLKDGAFTFKVHRKLQGGEALEIGDMKWEVLHIPGHSMGGIALYHKAQGILIPGDVIYADYAIGRFDLHGADASQLKQSLMNLAGIEVKILLPGHNRIVPNVAKNYILETANQWASYLE; from the coding sequence ATGACTGAAGTCACAAAGGGCGTCTATTTCATCCAGGGGCAGGACGAGATGATACCCGATTCGCACATGTATGTCATCGGTATGCCCTCATCAGAAGATCTCACAGTTGTTGACGCCGGGCTCGCCGGAAAGGGAGCGTACAAGCTCCAATCCCTCACAAAGGCCGGTCTCAAGCTCTCTGCGATACGAAGGATCATTATGACGCACACGCACCTTGACCATATCGGCTGCCTGGGCGAAATCATGAAGGAGCTTCCTTCAGCAGAGCTTTGGGTACACGCATTCGAAGCGGACCCGCTGGAACAGGGCGATGACAGAGGCGTCTACGGCATGCAAATGTTCAAGCAAATGTGCCAGGCGCAGTACAGGCTCAAAGACGGCGCCTTCACATTCAAGGTACACCGGAAGCTGCAAGGCGGAGAAGCGTTGGAGATCGGGGACATGAAATGGGAAGTCCTCCATATTCCCGGCCATTCGATGGGCGGCATAGCGCTCTACCACAAGGCCCAGGGGATTTTAATACCGGGAGATGTCATCTACGCTGATTATGCGATAGGCCGCTTTGATCTCCACGGGGCGGACGCGTCTCAGCTGAAGCAGTCACTGATGAATCTCGCGGGCATCGAGGTCAAGATTCTGCTCCCGGGTCATAACCGCATCGTTCCAAATGTGGCCAAAAACTACATCCTCGAGACAGCGAACCAGTGGGCGTCTTATCTTGAATGA